A DNA window from Fodinibius sp. Rm-B-1B1-1 contains the following coding sequences:
- a CDS encoding flagellin gives MASFGDLNRVNTNIQSLDSQLSLNQVNKQMAENQMKMSTGKRINRAEDDSAGFSIATKLRSRVGGLNQAMQNVGDAKSVLDITESSYGTVMDNLVEMKGLATQAANDTLGDEERGFIGDQLEALGEDINKIADQTVYQDYELLNGGHNTAPGTAAKTGSLELDFQVGERKEDVITATINAVNVGELFAPGGSTANLGTSSGGGTDSIIADAATTSGGGSLTFDSTAGSADYREFIGAVDGAITEMSNNVNDIGITQSSLSVREQTLSESISANESAKSRIMDTDFAKAQSESVRLQILQQTATSSLAQANNGPQSVLGFIGG, from the coding sequence ATGGCAAGTTTCGGAGATTTAAACAGAGTAAATACGAACATACAGTCCCTGGATTCGCAGTTGTCGCTGAACCAGGTGAACAAGCAGATGGCGGAAAACCAGATGAAGATGTCGACCGGTAAGCGGATTAACCGCGCCGAAGACGACTCGGCAGGTTTTTCTATTGCTACTAAACTACGCAGTCGTGTTGGCGGCCTGAACCAGGCGATGCAGAACGTGGGTGATGCCAAGTCCGTCTTGGATATTACTGAGTCCAGCTATGGAACGGTTATGGATAACCTGGTGGAAATGAAAGGGTTGGCCACGCAGGCGGCCAATGATACGCTGGGTGATGAAGAGCGTGGATTTATTGGCGACCAGTTGGAAGCGCTTGGCGAAGATATTAACAAGATTGCTGACCAAACAGTGTATCAAGATTATGAACTGTTGAATGGTGGTCATAATACTGCGCCTGGAACAGCTGCAAAGACGGGTAGTTTGGAGCTTGATTTCCAAGTGGGTGAGCGAAAAGAAGATGTGATTACTGCAACGATTAATGCTGTTAATGTAGGTGAGCTTTTTGCTCCCGGTGGTAGTACAGCAAACCTTGGTACGTCAAGTGGTGGTGGTACAGATTCCATTATTGCCGATGCAGCAACAACAAGTGGTGGTGGTTCCTTAACTTTTGATTCGACAGCAGGTTCTGCTGATTATCGTGAATTTATTGGAGCGGTAGATGGAGCAATTACTGAGATGTCAAATAATGTGAATGACATTGGTATTACTCAATCATCGCTGTCGGTACGAGAGCAGACGCTTTCTGAATCAATTAGTGCGAATGAATCTGCGAAGTCTCGTATTATGGATACTGACTTTGCCAAAGCACAGAGTGAGTCCGTGAGACTGCAGATTTTGCAGCAGACGGCAACTTCTTCGCTGGCGCAGGCCAACAACGGTCCGCAGTCAGTACTTGGATTTATCGGCGGATAA